The following are from one region of the Pelagibius sp. CAU 1746 genome:
- a CDS encoding LysE family transporter, with protein sequence MTFDAWSVFLAAAVLLCLSPGANNLMALTNGLRYGVAASLVAVGGRIAAFAVMIAIAAVGLGAVLAASELAFQVIKWAGVAYLVYLGVKALRAGGGVSFGGEAPEKTSSLGELARKEFLVAAGNPKAILIFTAIFPQFLVPGEPALPQFAVMGATFLVGEVFAALVYVVSGKCFAPLLRDRASWMNRITGGLLLAAAGLLAGASRRA encoded by the coding sequence ATGACTTTCGATGCCTGGTCGGTTTTCCTGGCGGCGGCGGTGCTGCTGTGCCTTTCGCCGGGCGCCAACAACCTCATGGCGCTGACCAACGGCCTGCGCTACGGCGTCGCCGCTTCATTGGTTGCGGTCGGCGGGCGCATCGCCGCCTTCGCGGTGATGATCGCGATCGCCGCCGTCGGCCTGGGCGCGGTGCTGGCGGCCTCCGAGCTGGCCTTCCAGGTCATCAAGTGGGCGGGCGTCGCCTACCTGGTCTATCTGGGCGTCAAGGCGCTGCGCGCCGGCGGCGGCGTTTCCTTCGGCGGCGAGGCTCCGGAGAAGACGTCTTCGCTGGGCGAGCTGGCGCGCAAGGAGTTCCTGGTCGCCGCGGGCAATCCCAAGGCGATCCTCATCTTCACCGCCATCTTCCCGCAGTTTCTGGTGCCGGGCGAGCCGGCCCTGCCGCAGTTCGCGGTCATGGGCGCGACCTTCCTGGTGGGCGAGGTCTTCGCGGCACTGGTTTACGTCGTCTCCGGCAAGTGCTTCGCGCCGCTGCTGCGCGATCGCGCGAGCTGGATGAACCGCATCACCGGTGGCTTGCTGCTGGCCGCCGCCGGCCTGCTCGCCGGCGCCAGCCGCCGGGCGTGA
- a CDS encoding protein-tyrosine phosphatase family protein gives MKPIALSVLTVCGVEELPEHAASNVTHVLTLIDPGWPDIEAFEAFDDHHRKIMRFHDIIDPAEGKIMPTPEHVAEILHFGEELAASRDAREDGHLLVHCYMGVSRSTAAMLSLLAQVHAEDAEERIFERLREIRPRAWPNSVMVGYADEQLGRGGRLVAALKRHYGWQLKRDPRFHDWMGQLGRHREVDMAIA, from the coding sequence ATGAAACCCATCGCTCTTTCCGTCCTGACCGTCTGCGGCGTCGAAGAACTGCCGGAGCACGCCGCAAGCAACGTGACCCATGTGCTGACGCTGATCGATCCCGGCTGGCCCGACATCGAGGCCTTCGAGGCTTTCGACGACCATCACCGCAAGATCATGAGGTTCCACGACATCATCGATCCGGCCGAGGGCAAGATCATGCCGACACCCGAGCATGTCGCCGAGATCCTGCATTTCGGCGAGGAGCTGGCGGCCTCGCGCGATGCGCGGGAAGACGGCCATCTGCTGGTCCATTGCTACATGGGGGTGTCGCGTTCGACCGCGGCGATGCTGTCGCTGCTGGCGCAGGTCCATGCCGAGGACGCGGAAGAACGGATATTCGAACGCTTGAGGGAAATCCGGCCGCGGGCCTGGCCGAACTCCGTCATGGTCGGCTATGCCGACGAGCAGTTGGGCCGCGGCGGCCGCCTGGTCGCGGCGTTGAAGCGCCACTACGGCTGGCAGCTGAAGCGCGACCCGCGCTTCCATGACTGGATGGGCCAGCTCGGCCGCCACCGCGAAGTGGACATGGCCATCGCCTGA